A genomic window from Halorussus rarus includes:
- a CDS encoding thiolase family protein — MEDAYIVDAVRTPLGKRGGSFTDTHPQDLAAEPLRALEARNGFDGAEAVEDVIYGCVTPVGEQGLNVGRIAPMVAGWGEDVPGVQLNRMCGSGQQAVNFAAGQVRGGMHDVLVAGGVEHMTRVPMASDAASDERSYADPANVTETYFEHFDELTSQGEGAERIADEWGFAREAADRIAVDSQRRWGEAAEAGKYDDQIVPVETEVDGEAVTVERDEHPRPGTDRETLDELPLVFREEGDGVVHAGNSSGIVDGAAATLVASESACEARGWEPSVRIVDTHVVGVDPKTMLTGPIPATEEILDQNDLTVADVDRFEVNEAFAPVVQAWLEATGADWDRTNVWGGAIAHGHPLGATGAVLLGKLAAQLEDCGGRYGLCTMCIGFGQGIATLVERV; from the coding sequence ATGGAAGACGCGTACATCGTCGACGCGGTGCGGACGCCGCTCGGGAAGCGCGGCGGGTCGTTCACCGACACCCATCCGCAGGACCTCGCGGCCGAACCCCTGCGGGCGCTGGAGGCGCGAAACGGGTTCGACGGCGCCGAAGCCGTCGAGGACGTCATCTACGGCTGCGTGACGCCGGTCGGCGAGCAGGGGCTCAACGTCGGCCGGATAGCCCCGATGGTCGCCGGCTGGGGCGAGGACGTGCCCGGCGTCCAACTCAACCGGATGTGCGGGTCGGGCCAGCAGGCCGTCAACTTCGCGGCCGGGCAGGTCCGCGGCGGGATGCACGACGTGCTGGTCGCCGGCGGCGTCGAGCACATGACCCGGGTCCCGATGGCCAGCGACGCCGCGTCCGACGAGCGCAGCTACGCCGACCCCGCCAACGTCACCGAGACGTACTTCGAGCACTTCGACGAGCTGACCTCCCAGGGCGAGGGCGCCGAGCGCATCGCCGACGAGTGGGGGTTCGCACGCGAGGCGGCCGACCGCATCGCGGTCGACTCCCAGCGGCGGTGGGGCGAGGCGGCCGAGGCCGGGAAGTACGACGACCAGATCGTCCCCGTGGAGACCGAGGTCGACGGCGAGGCCGTCACCGTCGAGCGCGACGAGCACCCGCGACCCGGGACCGACCGCGAGACGCTGGACGAGCTCCCGCTGGTGTTCCGCGAGGAGGGCGACGGCGTCGTCCACGCCGGCAACTCCTCGGGCATCGTCGACGGGGCGGCGGCGACGCTGGTCGCCTCCGAGTCGGCCTGCGAGGCCCGCGGCTGGGAGCCGTCGGTGCGCATCGTCGACACCCACGTCGTCGGCGTCGACCCGAAGACGATGCTGACGGGGCCGATTCCGGCGACCGAGGAGATTCTCGATCAGAACGACCTGACGGTGGCCGACGTCGACCGGTTCGAGGTCAACGAGGCGTTCGCCCCGGTCGTACAGGCGTGGCTCGAAGCGACCGGCGCCGACTGGGACCGGACCAACGTCTGGGGCGGCGCCATCGCCCACGGCCACCCGCTGGGTGCGACCGGCGCGGTGCTGCTGGGCAAGCTCGCCGCCCAGCTCGAGGACTGCGGCGGTCGGTACGGCCTCTGCACGATGTGTATCGGCTTCGGCCAGGGCATCGCCACCTTGGTCGAGCGCGTCTGA
- a CDS encoding CaiB/BaiF CoA transferase family protein: MRLDGVRVLDLTRLLPGPYATQLLADAGADVVKVEDPDRGDYAREMGPFTDRDVGAMFDSVNRGKRSVAVDLKSEAGREAFYALVESADAVVEQFRPGVVDRLGVDYETLRKHNGELVYCSLSGYGQTGPYADRAGHDLNYVGLAGLLDMTREDADAPPQIPGYQVADLGGGLFAAFAVVGALASRELGNTGGEYVDVAMSDVVLSFSQSVAYPALTGGNPRPGETELTGGVPWYDVYECADGRYVTLAALEPAFWAAFCEAVGREDLTGKHGTDDPAVREALRDELAALFASRSRERWLETLGDETMTAPVNTPAEAVEHPQFEARGVVERPDDAPPRVGFPGRSSAEPEATDERVPERGQHTDEVLREVGLADADLAALREADAIR; encoded by the coding sequence ATGCGACTCGACGGCGTTCGAGTGCTCGACCTGACGCGGCTCCTGCCCGGTCCGTACGCGACCCAGCTGCTGGCCGACGCCGGGGCGGACGTGGTGAAGGTCGAGGACCCCGACCGCGGCGACTACGCCAGGGAGATGGGGCCGTTCACCGACCGCGACGTGGGCGCGATGTTCGACTCGGTCAACCGGGGCAAGCGCAGCGTCGCCGTCGACCTCAAGTCGGAGGCGGGCCGGGAGGCGTTCTACGCGCTGGTCGAGTCCGCCGACGCCGTGGTCGAGCAGTTCCGGCCGGGCGTCGTCGACCGGCTGGGGGTCGACTACGAGACGCTCCGGAAGCACAACGGCGAGCTCGTCTACTGCTCGCTCTCGGGGTACGGGCAGACCGGCCCCTACGCCGACCGGGCCGGCCACGACCTCAACTACGTCGGCCTCGCCGGCCTGCTCGACATGACCCGCGAGGACGCCGACGCGCCGCCGCAGATTCCGGGCTACCAGGTCGCCGACCTCGGCGGCGGGCTGTTCGCCGCGTTCGCGGTCGTGGGCGCGCTCGCCTCGCGCGAACTCGGCAACACCGGCGGCGAGTACGTCGACGTCGCGATGTCGGACGTCGTGCTCTCGTTCTCCCAGTCGGTCGCGTATCCGGCCCTGACCGGCGGGAACCCCCGGCCGGGCGAGACGGAGCTGACCGGCGGGGTCCCGTGGTACGACGTCTACGAGTGCGCGGACGGGCGGTACGTCACGCTCGCGGCGCTGGAGCCCGCGTTCTGGGCGGCGTTCTGCGAGGCGGTCGGCCGCGAGGACCTGACGGGCAAGCACGGGACCGACGACCCGGCCGTCCGCGAGGCGCTGCGGGACGAACTCGCGGCCCTGTTCGCGAGCCGGTCGCGCGAGCGCTGGCTGGAGACGCTGGGCGATGAGACGATGACGGCGCCGGTCAACACGCCCGCGGAGGCGGTCGAGCACCCGCAGTTCGAGGCCCGCGGCGTCGTGGAACGCCCCGACGACGCTCCGCCGAGGGTCGGCTTCCCCGGGCGGAGCAGCGCCGAACCCGAGGCGACCGACGAGCGCGTCCCGGAGCGCGGCCAGCACACCGACGAGGTGCTCCGGGAGGTCGGCCTCGCCGACGCGGACCTCGCCGCGCTCCGCGAGGCGGACGCGATCCGGTAG